A section of the Pedobacter sp. HDW13 genome encodes:
- a CDS encoding TonB-dependent receptor, with amino-acid sequence MKLVTLLIFVLQIGVFANGRAQQVNISVKNAALKTVFTELNKQTSYRFLYNEETIQKALPVTFKVSNADINTALSKALQGSGLGFRIHGETITILETAKINSVAAKVLTITGTVKDTSGLALPGVTVQVKNKPTIGTATDGNGSFVLKGVPEGAVLIFSLLSYKSQEQPLNGRTVINVLLKNDEANLSDVVVVGFGKQKKSSLVSSVSSVKGDALRIPTRSLTNAIAGQVPGIIAIQRSGEPGYDNAEFWIRGVSSFAGGTNPLVLVDGIPRAMTDIEPDEIETFNVLKDAAATAVYGAEGANGVILITSKRGVVQKTKITYRGEYTQNKPTRLPEFMDSYDYLFAYNEALRNEDSPVFKTDEQLALYKNGTDPDLYPNAKFLDVMLRDNTYNTRHTLNFRGGGDIAKFFVSGAYYQENGIFNSNPNNIYDNNLGLKRYNLRSNIDLNVTKTTVLGVDLSGQYLLTNYPGTGTAAIFSRMMGVPGYLFPAVYSDGTIAGHPGIPSSNRSNPYNLLMESGYAKEWRTSLQSKLSLDQKLDFITKGLSFRGIVSFDATMNYYMNRLKSPKQFNATARDANGKLIFTQVGNPETTLGEPVETSNGQKNIYLESSLNYNRVFANDHTVGAMLLTYQKEAQQQGEALAFKKQAYVGRLTYNYANRYSVEGNFGVTGSETFSPGNRFGFFPAIGGAWYASNEPFYPEALRKVVSSLKFRASVGKTGNDNTGGARFLYRGTYTTGTTGYPIGIGGTGSLNGLNGIVEGRFEAPDLTWEIENKKNYGVDIELFKGAVDFSVDYFNNLRSSILLQRRTVSGVTGFRQSPWQNFGSVSNKGMDGSVNIKQNIGGLKLTARGNLTIAKNKILEIDELPQPYPWMNQTGTSIGEWNLYTADGLYADNDFTLVTDAAGKRTYTLKPGLPVSTLGGVVRPGDIKYKDLNGDGKIDNFDRSYYTGSNPANPGIVYGFGLNAEYKGFYGSIFFQGVGRTSTVFGQFAGGNFFPFAFGVEESNLRAEAANRWTEANPSQDVMYPRLHSNSFANNQVASTWWLRDASFIRLKNIELGYRFPKKMLRKIGFETGRIYLMGNNLAVWDNIKMWDPEIGNANEGLNYPIPRSYTIGIEFNL; translated from the coding sequence ATGAAACTTGTTACCCTTTTAATTTTTGTACTTCAGATTGGCGTATTCGCCAACGGAAGGGCGCAACAGGTTAATATTTCAGTAAAAAACGCAGCGTTAAAAACCGTTTTTACTGAGTTAAATAAACAAACCAGTTACCGGTTTCTTTACAACGAAGAAACCATTCAAAAGGCTTTGCCAGTTACTTTTAAGGTAAGTAATGCCGATATCAATACCGCCTTAAGTAAAGCCCTGCAAGGCTCAGGTTTAGGGTTCAGGATTCACGGCGAAACCATCACCATTTTAGAAACGGCTAAAATAAATTCGGTTGCAGCAAAGGTATTAACTATTACCGGAACAGTAAAAGATACCTCGGGGCTTGCACTGCCAGGTGTTACGGTGCAGGTTAAAAATAAACCCACCATCGGTACTGCTACCGACGGAAACGGCTCATTTGTATTAAAAGGAGTGCCCGAAGGAGCAGTATTGATTTTTAGTTTGTTGAGCTACAAAAGCCAGGAACAGCCGCTAAATGGCCGTACGGTAATTAATGTACTGCTTAAAAACGACGAAGCTAACCTTAGTGATGTAGTGGTAGTTGGTTTTGGTAAGCAAAAAAAGAGCAGCCTGGTAAGTTCCGTTTCTTCGGTAAAGGGCGATGCACTACGCATACCCACCCGCAGCTTAACTAATGCCATTGCCGGCCAGGTACCCGGTATTATTGCCATTCAGCGATCGGGAGAACCGGGTTATGATAATGCCGAATTCTGGATCAGGGGAGTAAGTTCCTTTGCCGGCGGAACCAATCCGCTTGTGCTGGTTGATGGGATACCTCGCGCCATGACTGATATTGAACCAGATGAAATTGAAACCTTTAACGTATTGAAAGATGCTGCAGCCACAGCAGTATATGGGGCAGAAGGGGCTAATGGTGTAATTTTAATTACTTCAAAGCGCGGTGTGGTGCAAAAAACAAAAATTACCTACCGTGGCGAGTATACACAGAATAAACCCACCAGGCTCCCCGAGTTTATGGATTCTTACGATTACCTTTTTGCTTATAATGAAGCCTTGCGTAATGAGGATAGTCCGGTGTTTAAAACAGATGAGCAGCTGGCCTTGTATAAGAATGGTACAGACCCTGATTTATATCCGAATGCCAAGTTTCTGGATGTTATGCTCAGAGATAATACCTACAATACCCGCCATACTTTAAATTTCAGAGGTGGGGGCGATATTGCTAAGTTTTTTGTTTCGGGCGCTTACTATCAGGAAAACGGAATTTTTAATTCCAATCCCAATAATATTTATGATAATAATCTGGGGCTTAAGCGCTACAATCTGCGTAGCAATATTGATTTAAATGTTACCAAAACAACTGTATTGGGAGTAGATTTGAGCGGACAATACCTGTTAACAAACTATCCGGGTACAGGAACTGCAGCCATTTTTTCGCGGATGATGGGTGTGCCGGGTTATCTTTTTCCTGCCGTTTACTCAGATGGCACTATAGCCGGCCATCCGGGTATTCCAAGTTCCAACCGCTCTAACCCCTACAATTTGTTAATGGAATCGGGTTATGCTAAAGAATGGAGAACAAGTTTACAATCCAAATTATCTTTAGATCAAAAGTTAGATTTTATTACCAAAGGATTGAGCTTTAGAGGGATTGTTAGTTTTGATGCTACCATGAATTATTACATGAACAGACTAAAGTCGCCTAAACAGTTCAATGCAACCGCACGCGATGCCAATGGTAAGCTAATCTTTACTCAGGTTGGAAATCCTGAAACAACTTTGGGCGAGCCTGTAGAAACAAGTAATGGTCAGAAAAATATCTATTTAGAAAGTTCATTAAATTATAACCGTGTTTTCGCAAACGATCATACTGTTGGCGCTATGTTGTTAACTTACCAAAAAGAAGCACAGCAGCAAGGGGAGGCATTGGCCTTTAAAAAGCAGGCTTATGTGGGTAGGCTAACCTATAACTACGCCAACCGGTATTCTGTAGAAGGCAATTTCGGCGTAACCGGAAGTGAAACTTTTTCGCCCGGTAACCGTTTTGGTTTTTTTCCTGCAATAGGTGGGGCATGGTATGCCAGTAACGAACCTTTTTATCCTGAAGCGCTGCGTAAGGTAGTATCATCTTTAAAATTCAGGGCATCTGTTGGTAAAACAGGTAACGACAATACCGGCGGGGCAAGATTTCTTTACCGTGGTACCTATACCACTGGCACCACCGGCTATCCAATTGGAATTGGTGGTACAGGCTCTCTGAATGGTTTAAATGGTATTGTGGAGGGACGTTTTGAAGCACCCGATTTAACCTGGGAGATAGAAAATAAGAAGAATTACGGAGTAGATATTGAATTGTTTAAAGGTGCTGTAGATTTTTCTGTTGATTATTTCAATAACCTGCGCTCCAGTATTTTATTGCAACGCCGCACTGTTTCGGGCGTTACCGGCTTCAGGCAGTCGCCATGGCAAAATTTCGGTTCGGTATCCAACAAAGGGATGGACGGATCAGTTAACATTAAACAAAATATTGGCGGTTTGAAATTAACGGCGCGGGGTAACTTAACTATTGCCAAAAACAAAATACTCGAGATTGATGAACTACCACAACCTTATCCCTGGATGAACCAAACCGGGACAAGCATTGGTGAGTGGAACCTGTATACAGCTGATGGTTTATATGCCGATAACGATTTTACACTCGTTACCGATGCCGCAGGGAAACGTACCTACACTTTAAAACCAGGGCTACCTGTAAGCACACTGGGTGGTGTAGTTAGGCCCGGCGATATTAAATACAAGGATTTAAACGGTGACGGGAAGATCGATAATTTTGACCGGAGCTATTATACAGGCAGTAATCCTGCTAATCCGGGCATTGTGTACGGTTTTGGGCTCAATGCCGAGTATAAGGGTTTTTACGGCAGTATCTTTTTTCAGGGTGTGGGGCGTACCTCAACCGTATTTGGTCAATTTGCGGGCGGTAACTTTTTTCCATTTGCATTTGGCGTCGAAGAGTCAAATTTAAGAGCAGAAGCCGCTAACAGGTGGACTGAGGCTAATCCAAGTCAGGATGTGATGTATCCGAGGTTGCACTCCAATAGTTTTGCAAACAATCAGGTAGCCAGCACCTGGTGGCTGAGAGATGCCAGTTTTATTCGTTTAAAAAATATTGAACTGGGTTATCGTTTCCCTAAAAAAATGCTGCGGAAAATTGGTTTCGAAACCGGCAGGATATACTTAATGGGTAATAATTTAGCCGTTTGGGATAACATTAAAATGTGGGATCCTGAGATCGGGAATGCCAATGAAGGCCTAAATTACCCCATTCCGCGTTCGTACACCATTGGCATTGAGTTTAATTTATAA
- a CDS encoding RagB/SusD family nutrient uptake outer membrane protein: MIISLGSCSKNYLNVSDELAGQLTLDQIFSTPANARAFHRNIFAGIGTSSAMVFQLSTTAVRGVDNPWPAFTDENRNQQGAFRVEPPAGFNASNAPFSRWDLYLYIRQANVFMANAKVIPRVGGTSSGGTVADAIEEPEFKKLMAQARFLRAYYHYLLFELYGPIPIMDKTVNPNDADLDFERNSVDEVVNYVTKEMDAVAPDLDEYIPLTDINNLALPTKGVALAIKAKILVMAASPLYNGGFAEAMALTNKSGKKLFPAKDDNKWQKAVNALQDFINFSVGKYDLYREFTAGVLDPDKSIYQLFQAMNSEVIWASGNEAYGSISSGDGMVRRATPRSQGGYGNVGTTQELVDAFFMKNGKSINDSGSGYSEVGFSTVTEVPAGRSEAGTFNMYVNREPRFYASIVYHGKRWPVTNALIKFTKGNGNDIASNYSITGYNMYKRLNRTVSQSVTTAPKSFYRPSFIFRLAEFYLLYAEALNEVNPADPKIAQYVDLVRERAGIPKWSVSNPAIIGNQALQREAIRKESRVELCFEGQRYFDVRRWMIAENASGQGAQGGPFYGMNVGAETDAEFLKRTQYETRVFTRAYYLWPIPLAEIQKSTKLVQNPGW; the protein is encoded by the coding sequence ATGATCATAAGTCTAGGTTCGTGCAGTAAAAACTATTTAAATGTATCCGATGAGCTTGCAGGTCAGCTTACACTCGACCAGATTTTTTCTACACCGGCCAATGCACGTGCTTTCCACCGCAATATTTTTGCAGGTATTGGCACTTCATCGGCAATGGTTTTTCAGTTATCTACTACAGCCGTTAGGGGGGTAGATAATCCCTGGCCAGCTTTTACCGATGAAAACAGAAACCAGCAAGGTGCTTTCAGGGTAGAACCGCCTGCAGGTTTTAATGCTTCAAATGCACCATTTAGCCGTTGGGATTTATACCTGTATATCCGCCAGGCCAATGTTTTTATGGCCAATGCTAAGGTTATACCTCGTGTTGGTGGCACTTCGTCGGGTGGCACTGTTGCCGATGCTATCGAGGAGCCTGAATTTAAAAAGTTAATGGCACAGGCCAGGTTTCTAAGGGCGTATTATCATTATTTGTTGTTCGAACTATATGGGCCAATTCCGATTATGGATAAGACTGTTAACCCTAATGATGCCGATTTGGATTTTGAGCGCAATAGTGTGGATGAAGTGGTAAATTATGTAACCAAAGAGATGGATGCCGTAGCTCCCGATCTTGATGAATATATTCCCTTAACCGATATCAATAATCTCGCTCTGCCGACCAAAGGTGTTGCCCTTGCTATAAAGGCCAAAATACTGGTTATGGCTGCCAGTCCACTGTACAATGGTGGTTTTGCTGAAGCAATGGCATTAACCAATAAGAGTGGTAAGAAGTTGTTCCCGGCAAAAGATGATAACAAATGGCAAAAAGCGGTTAATGCACTTCAGGATTTTATTAATTTCTCGGTCGGTAAATATGATTTGTACCGCGAATTTACTGCAGGAGTATTAGATCCCGATAAATCTATTTATCAGTTGTTTCAGGCTATGAACAGTGAAGTAATCTGGGCAAGTGGTAACGAAGCCTACGGCAGCATTTCTTCGGGAGATGGTATGGTACGCCGGGCAACCCCACGTAGCCAGGGTGGTTATGGAAATGTTGGCACTACACAGGAATTGGTGGATGCCTTCTTTATGAAAAACGGTAAATCCATTAACGATTCAGGATCGGGTTATAGCGAGGTAGGTTTTTCCACTGTAACCGAGGTGCCTGCAGGAAGATCTGAAGCAGGGACTTTTAACATGTATGTAAACCGCGAGCCCCGTTTTTATGCTTCTATTGTTTATCATGGAAAAAGATGGCCTGTAACCAACGCACTGATTAAGTTTACCAAGGGAAATGGTAACGATATTGCTTCTAACTATTCGATTACCGGTTACAACATGTACAAACGCTTAAACAGAACAGTAAGCCAGTCGGTAACCACGGCACCGAAAAGCTTTTACCGCCCTTCTTTTATCTTTCGCTTAGCGGAATTTTACCTTTTATATGCCGAGGCATTAAATGAAGTTAATCCTGCCGATCCTAAAATTGCCCAGTACGTAGATTTGGTACGCGAACGTGCAGGTATTCCCAAATGGAGCGTAAGTAATCCGGCTATTATTGGCAATCAGGCTTTGCAACGTGAGGCAATCAGAAAGGAAAGCCGGGTTGAGCTTTGTTTTGAAGGTCAGCGATATTTTGATGTGCGCAGGTGGATGATTGCCGAGAATGCTTCGGGACAGGGCGCACAGGGAGGTCCTTTTTACGGTATGAACGTAGGAGCCGAAACCGATGCTGAATTTCTAAAACGCACACAGTACGAAACCAGGGTATTTACCCGTGCATATTATTTATGGCCTATTCCATTAGCAGAAATCCAGAAAAGTACCAAGCTGGTACAGAATCCCGGATGGTAA
- a CDS encoding alpha-L-fucosidase, producing the protein MKKTIFIISLLFSQAYAQKSIVSISPGDNQSTIINKAANVTPSARQLRWQMLELTAFFHFGINTFTDREWGDGKENIAAFDPAQLNAEQWVKAIKDAGFKQAIITAKHHDGFCLWPSKFTAHSIKNTPYKQGKGDIVKEVAEACRKYNIGFGVYLSPWDRNNASYGTDAYNTYFVNQLTELLTQYGKVDEVWFDGANGEGPNGKKQVYNFNSWYTLIRKLQPQAVIAVQGPDVRWVGTETGVGRETEWSVLPMGEQSQEKIAALSQKDVNVIPTLTGSYKDQDRGSRSKLVNATGLVWYPAETDVSIRPGWFYHSNEDAKVKTPGKLMDIYFTSVGRNGVLLLNIPPNTQGLIAESDVKNLAAFGRKMKNTFTNNIAESATITSASGKDLKAMFDGKLNTYFTTTGKDSSTTIELNWTKNTTFNVLSLQENIAVGQRIEKFEAEYFDGTEWKNFASGTTVGYKRLLKFNAVTAKRVRFKILASRLNPTLAEFGLYLLDEKE; encoded by the coding sequence ATGAAAAAGACAATTTTTATTATTTCTTTGCTTTTCTCGCAGGCCTATGCCCAGAAAAGCATCGTTAGTATTTCGCCCGGCGATAACCAAAGTACCATCATTAACAAGGCGGCTAACGTAACACCATCGGCACGCCAGCTGCGCTGGCAGATGCTCGAGTTAACTGCTTTTTTTCACTTTGGTATCAATACCTTTACCGATAGGGAATGGGGCGATGGAAAAGAAAATATTGCTGCTTTTGATCCTGCACAACTCAATGCAGAGCAATGGGTTAAAGCCATTAAAGATGCGGGCTTTAAACAGGCCATTATTACCGCCAAACATCATGATGGTTTTTGTTTATGGCCAAGTAAATTTACAGCGCACAGTATAAAAAATACCCCTTACAAGCAGGGTAAGGGCGATATTGTAAAAGAAGTAGCTGAAGCTTGTAGAAAATACAATATTGGCTTTGGGGTCTATTTATCGCCCTGGGACCGCAATAATGCTTCGTACGGAACAGATGCCTACAATACTTATTTCGTAAACCAGTTAACCGAACTACTTACTCAATATGGTAAAGTAGATGAAGTTTGGTTTGATGGTGCAAATGGCGAAGGGCCTAACGGCAAAAAGCAGGTTTACAATTTTAATAGCTGGTACACCTTAATCAGGAAATTGCAGCCACAGGCGGTTATTGCAGTGCAGGGGCCCGATGTACGCTGGGTAGGTACCGAAACAGGTGTTGGGCGCGAAACTGAATGGAGTGTGCTACCTATGGGAGAGCAGAGTCAGGAGAAGATAGCCGCATTATCTCAAAAAGATGTAAATGTAATTCCGACCTTAACGGGGTCTTACAAAGATCAGGATCGTGGTAGCCGCAGTAAGCTGGTGAATGCAACAGGTTTGGTGTGGTATCCGGCCGAAACCGATGTGAGCATTCGTCCGGGATGGTTTTACCATAGCAACGAAGATGCTAAGGTTAAAACACCGGGGAAGTTAATGGACATTTATTTTACATCGGTAGGTAGAAACGGGGTTTTACTTTTAAATATTCCGCCAAATACCCAGGGGCTTATAGCCGAAAGCGACGTTAAAAACCTGGCTGCCTTTGGCCGGAAAATGAAAAACACCTTTACCAATAATATTGCTGAGTCGGCAACGATCACCTCGGCATCAGGCAAAGACCTAAAAGCCATGTTTGATGGTAAATTAAATACTTATTTTACAACAACTGGTAAGGATAGCTCAACTACCATCGAATTAAACTGGACAAAAAATACAACCTTTAATGTACTCTCGCTACAGGAAAATATTGCCGTGGGGCAGCGTATAGAAAAGTTTGAAGCCGAATATTTTGATGGTACCGAATGGAAGAATTTTGCATCGGGTACTACAGTAGGCTACAAACGCTTGTTAAAATTTAATGCAGTTACCGCTAAACGGGTAAGGTTTAAAATATTGGCTTCGAGGTTAAACCCAACATTGGCCGAATTTGGCTTGTACCTTTTGGATGAGAAAGAATAG
- a CDS encoding MarR family winged helix-turn-helix transcriptional regulator: MKNKTSIIQTIRSFNRNYTKLIGLLDSHLLASGYSLAEARILYEIHANMPISASDIILQIDIDKGYLSKVLKRFETNGLISKSASSADARMSLLALTPTGNTVFNNLNAASNQQVKQMIGKLTDEEQEKLRNNIEAISELLFR, from the coding sequence ATGAAAAACAAAACATCGATTATTCAGACCATCAGATCGTTTAACCGCAACTATACCAAACTAATTGGCCTTCTCGACAGCCATTTACTGGCCAGCGGTTACTCCTTAGCCGAAGCTAGGATACTGTACGAAATACATGCCAATATGCCCATTAGTGCTTCTGATATCATCCTACAAATTGATATCGACAAGGGCTATCTGAGTAAAGTACTAAAACGCTTTGAAACAAACGGACTTATATCCAAAAGTGCCTCGAGCGCGGATGCAAGAATGAGTTTATTAGCACTAACCCCAACAGGTAATACTGTTTTTAATAACCTCAACGCGGCCTCCAATCAACAGGTAAAACAAATGATTGGCAAACTTACAGACGAAGAGCAGGAAAAATTAAGAAACAACATCGAAGCGATAAGCGAGTTATTGTTTCGATAG
- a CDS encoding GNAT family N-acetyltransferase, producing the protein MEQIKLSDIQIRNNLAPGDLGYIAYIHGDLYAKECNYGLKFEAYVLESLKEFALSYHADKDKVWICEHKGKIIGCLVAQHREEQLQFRYFILAPAYRSIGLGKFLMHEFIRFVQQKNIKHAYLWTTEDQHTATALYERFGFQMTAEKSSDHFGKAIRERRYDLIITE; encoded by the coding sequence ATGGAACAAATTAAACTATCAGATATTCAAATCAGAAACAACCTTGCCCCGGGCGATTTGGGGTATATCGCTTATATTCATGGAGATTTATACGCCAAAGAATGTAACTACGGACTGAAATTTGAGGCCTATGTATTAGAAAGCCTGAAAGAATTTGCCCTGTCTTATCATGCCGACAAGGATAAAGTATGGATCTGTGAACATAAGGGGAAAATAATTGGCTGTCTGGTTGCCCAACACCGTGAAGAACAGTTACAGTTCCGTTATTTTATATTAGCCCCAGCATATCGCAGTATTGGTTTGGGTAAATTTTTAATGCATGAGTTTATCCGTTTTGTGCAGCAAAAAAATATTAAGCATGCTTACCTTTGGACAACAGAAGACCAGCATACAGCAACTGCATTATACGAGCGGTTTGGATTTCAAATGACAGCAGAAAAATCATCAGACCATTTCGGAAAAGCCATCAGGGAAAGACGTTACGATTTAATAATAACCGAGTAA
- a CDS encoding RNA polymerase sigma-70 factor: MAEMLPDDNELLVSFDEIFKLYYPRLCDFAARMLGDYTDEVEDVVQDTFVIFHKQMSQVSTHPIAVKNYLYTSVKYACFKKHRHNKIIRKYQETLKVDEPEQAFTLDAIIHAEIIGEIHRTLKTLPPGCAEVFKLGYFDELSNQEIAERLNISINTVKSQKKRALDLLRTKLKPEALALLLPFLLR; the protein is encoded by the coding sequence ATGGCAGAAATGTTGCCTGACGATAATGAGCTATTAGTTTCATTTGATGAAATATTTAAACTTTATTATCCTCGATTGTGTGATTTTGCTGCCCGCATGCTGGGAGATTATACCGATGAGGTAGAAGATGTGGTGCAGGATACTTTTGTAATATTTCACAAGCAAATGAGCCAGGTTTCTACCCATCCTATTGCCGTTAAAAATTACCTCTATACCTCCGTTAAATATGCCTGTTTTAAAAAGCATAGGCACAATAAAATTATTCGCAAATACCAGGAAACGTTAAAAGTTGATGAGCCTGAACAAGCTTTTACGTTGGATGCGATTATCCATGCCGAAATTATTGGCGAAATACACAGGACGCTTAAAACATTGCCACCCGGTTGTGCCGAAGTATTTAAGCTGGGGTATTTTGATGAGCTTTCCAATCAGGAAATTGCTGAGCGCTTAAATATCAGTATCAATACCGTTAAAAGCCAAAAGAAAAGGGCGCTCGATCTGCTCAGGACTAAACTTAAGCCAGAGGCACTTGCATTACTGCTTCCGTTTTTATTAAGATAA
- a CDS encoding FecR family protein, producing the protein MNNLYPFEIARLIEGHLNQKLTAEEEAKFQDLLVTDLRVKRLLDEYRNSGDLNKRLNFLDGLDLDAALLKVKHKANAAARKPAIIKLILKYAAVLILTGAGIFWYYQVNLPKQPGLSQTVLVAQDSKNKVTLTLSDGRRIDLEQQGVMVKETNGTAITINQDAITYPKNQSISPVGNNVLNVPTGKIFKVKLADGTVVWLNNQSELTFPVSFVKSHNRIVSLKGEAYFEVAHNASSPFKVRVNGTEIKVLGTRFNVNAFQQKTVSATLFEGSVKMATNGTVRLLKPGEQAIANGGDIKLNRANLEKVLSWKNGYFYFKEDGIETILAQLARWYNIKVVYAQNNNPELHYSGKISRAEKLEDVLKILADITGMKFKRNGNTLSVDN; encoded by the coding sequence ATGAACAACCTGTACCCGTTTGAGATCGCGAGATTAATAGAGGGCCATTTAAATCAGAAACTAACCGCTGAAGAAGAGGCAAAGTTTCAGGATTTACTGGTTACCGATTTACGCGTTAAAAGGTTGTTGGATGAGTACAGGAATTCGGGAGATTTAAACAAGCGCTTAAATTTTTTAGATGGTTTGGATTTAGATGCCGCCTTACTTAAAGTAAAACACAAGGCAAATGCTGCAGCGCGAAAGCCAGCCATAATAAAGCTCATTTTAAAATATGCTGCAGTTTTAATATTAACCGGGGCTGGTATTTTCTGGTATTATCAGGTTAATCTTCCAAAGCAGCCAGGTTTATCTCAAACCGTACTGGTAGCCCAGGACAGCAAGAATAAAGTTACGCTTACCTTATCTGATGGCAGAAGGATCGATCTTGAACAACAAGGTGTAATGGTAAAAGAAACCAATGGTACAGCTATTACCATAAATCAGGATGCGATTACCTACCCTAAAAACCAGTCGATAAGCCCAGTAGGAAACAATGTGCTCAATGTGCCAACCGGAAAAATTTTTAAAGTTAAACTGGCCGATGGTACTGTTGTATGGTTAAACAACCAGTCTGAATTAACCTTTCCTGTATCATTCGTTAAAAGCCATAATCGTATTGTATCGTTAAAAGGTGAGGCCTATTTTGAGGTAGCACACAACGCTTCAAGTCCTTTTAAAGTAAGGGTAAATGGTACCGAAATCAAGGTGCTCGGTACCAGGTTTAATGTTAATGCATTTCAGCAAAAAACAGTGTCGGCTACATTGTTCGAGGGATCGGTAAAGATGGCAACAAATGGCACCGTACGTTTGCTTAAACCAGGAGAACAGGCAATAGCAAATGGAGGGGACATTAAGCTGAATCGTGCCAATTTAGAAAAGGTGCTCTCCTGGAAGAACGGTTACTTCTACTTTAAAGAAGATGGAATTGAAACCATTTTAGCGCAACTTGCCAGGTGGTATAACATAAAGGTAGTATATGCACAAAATAATAACCCGGAATTACATTATAGCGGAAAAATATCAAGGGCTGAAAAATTGGAAGATGTGTTGAAAATACTAGCAGATATTACCGGAATGAAATTTAAAAGAAATGGTAATACGCTCTCAGTTGATAATTAA
- a CDS encoding STN domain-containing protein, with amino-acid sequence MKLTTILFFLFSLGVHASGRAQQITLTLKNTSLKVVFQEVEKQTSYAFLYNDELLLKVKPVTLQVKNASIEEVLNLAFMGKPLSYKLRNKTITIVEKKNEEVVNVADFSLNGEVVDEAGKPVPG; translated from the coding sequence ATGAAGCTAACCACAATATTATTTTTTTTGTTTTCGCTCGGGGTGCATGCCAGTGGGCGCGCGCAACAAATTACATTAACACTTAAAAATACCAGCTTAAAGGTCGTTTTTCAGGAAGTTGAGAAACAAACGAGTTACGCGTTTTTGTACAACGATGAACTTTTATTAAAAGTTAAACCCGTTACCCTGCAGGTAAAAAATGCTTCAATTGAAGAAGTTTTAAACCTTGCCTTTATGGGCAAACCATTATCATATAAACTGCGCAATAAAACTATCACCATTGTAGAAAAAAAGAACGAGGAGGTGGTTAATGTGGCCGATTTCTCTTTAAACGGAGAGGTTGTTGATGAGGCCGGAAAGCCAGTTCCGGGGTAA